The proteins below are encoded in one region of Scomber japonicus isolate fScoJap1 chromosome 2, fScoJap1.pri, whole genome shotgun sequence:
- the LOC128369402 gene encoding transcription factor E4F1-like, whose amino-acid sequence MMADCVGFQAQIASIIEILANSAVAEICKLVDDGYAALRSQMEQEREKNEKENDALRHKLRDMDVKMRSYERKIRRRSQREEMHAVHFRPPEGPDDHQAFVPPLPATSEDKSFHHISKEEETMVLPLVKQENVERDDCNLDLKVEVNISAECGLTTALNPNEESAPSDIGLDTSVTNIISSTTQPSSPTDATVDLTCRPRAKRKATKPVGNSLAVSGAPEAARRDLGGNLTDGGPKPEIQTDNVTEDELHPSQLSAPVASDEHSPDRLNSLGLDLAWMQERVSHLGAAYAVAQLGLGNTETGHPSASFPTQAGADNLEGPPTMLFPGGAHEMAAFAASFDIAAAAAAAAAAVAAPPPPPPPPPPPTAPSATTTTSQRRPYRSSAAAKEPAVCAVCGCVFPSTAALELHQRVHTGERPYTCPHCGKGFAQPNNLRVHLLIHTGERRYRCTLCGKSFISSSHLKRHRTVHTQEKPYSCSRCGQSFSQMCSVRRHRQQSQCGL is encoded by the exons TTTTCAAGCACAGATCGCCTCGATTATAGAGATACTGGCTAATTCGGCGGTGGCGGAGATCTGCAAACTAGTGGACGATGGCTACGCGGCGCTGCGCTCCCAGATGgagcaggagagggagaagaacgAGAAGGAGAACGATGCTCTGAGGCACAAGCTGCGAGACATGGACGTGAAGATGCGGAGCTACGAGAGGAAGATTAGGAGAAGGAGTCAGCGGGAAGAAATGCACGCCGTTCATTTTAGGCCACCCGAAG GGCCTGATGACCATCAAGCTTTTGTGCCACCTCTTCCTGCCACCTCTGAAGACAAAAGCTTTCATCACATTTCAAAG GAGGAAGAAACTATGGTGTTACCACTGGTGAAACAGGAGAATGTGGAGAGAGATGACTGCAACCTGGACCTCAAGGTAGAAGTCAACATCAGTGCAGAGTGTGGGCTGACGACTG CCCTGAATCCTAATGAGGAATCTGCCCCCAGTGATATTGGTCTTGACACCAGTGTCACCAACATCATCTCCTCCACCACTCAGCCCTCCTCCCCCACTGACGCCACAGTGGACCTGACCTGCAGGCCTCGAGCAAAACGTAAGGCCACTAAGCCTGTGGGAAACAGTTTGGCAGTGAGCGGTGCCCCTGAGGCAGCACGCAGGGACCTTGGAGGGAACCTAACAGATGGAGGACCGAAGCCAGAGATCCAGACTGATAATGTGACAGAAGATGAACTTCACCCTTCTCAGCTGTCAGCCCCTGTAGCCTCAGATGAGCACAGTCCTGACCGCCTCAACAGCCTGGGCCTGGACCTGGCATGGATGCAGGAGAGGGTCAGTCATCTTGGTGCTGCATATGCTGTAGCACAGCTAGGACTGGGGAACACAGAAACTGGCCACCCTTCAGCTTCCTTCCCCACACAGGCAGGAGCAGACAATTTAGAAGGACCTCCAACCATGCTCTTCCCAGGTGGTGCTCATGAAATGGCAGCTTTCGCTGCCTCCTTTGACATAGCTGCTGCCgccgctgctgccgctgctgccgTGGCtgcaccacctccaccacctcctccaccccctcccccaacAGCTCCttccgccaccaccaccaccagccagAGGCGGCCTTACAGGAGCAGTGCTGCTGCTAAAGAGCCCGCGGTATgtgctgtgtgtgggtgtgtctttCCCAGTACAGCCGCCCTGGAGCTGCACCAACGGGTGCACACAGGGGAGAGACCCTACACCTGCCCCCACTGTGGAAAAGGCTTTGCCCAGCCCAACAACCTACGGGTCCACCTCCTCATCCACACTGGGGAGAGGCGTTATCGATGTACACTGTGTGGGAAGAGTTTCATCTCATCCAGTCACCTAAAGAGGCACCGCACAGTCCACACACAGGAGAAGCCCTACAGCTGCTCCCGCTGTGGACAGTCTTTCAGCCAAATGTGTAGCGTTCGCAGACACCGGCAGCAGTCCCAGTGTGGTCTGTAG